The following is a genomic window from Coriobacteriaceae bacterium.
CTCAAACGGGACGATGCAGTTTTTAATGGGAAGCAAATGCCTTGGCGGCCTTAGATCTCGCGCAGGGTGTTGAGAATCGTGCGCAGCGACGCATACATCTGCTCGCGCTGCTCCACACCCATAGCCTTACCGGTGGTATCGAGCACCTCGCGAATGATGCGGTCCGCCTCGCTCATGCTCTCGCCGCCTAGAGCGGTCAGGCGCACCGGAGCACGATACTTAACGGCGGCATCGCCCGAATCATCGACCTCGACGTAGCCGCCCTCCTCCAGATGCGCGAGCGTGCGCGAGACGGCAGCACGGGTCACGCCTGCCATGCGAG
Proteins encoded in this region:
- a CDS encoding MarR family transcriptional regulator, whose amino-acid sequence is MQQNDETRFEDFVGLISGLYKEIQRIKTSEGARLGLKGSDVMCLYYLERSKDGLTGADLARMAGVTRAAVSRTLAHLEEGGYVEVDDSGDAAVKYRAPVRLTALGGESMSEADRIIREVLDTTGKAMGVEQREQMYASLRTILNTLREI